A section of the Balearica regulorum gibbericeps isolate bBalReg1 chromosome 6, bBalReg1.pri, whole genome shotgun sequence genome encodes:
- the LOC104642773 gene encoding anterior gradient protein 3-like, with product MHAFPLLCSLLLCNDVIVAAQKKIQKLPDEGEESPAQVQTPQTLSRGWGDDIEWVQTYEEGLARSKHSKKPLMVIHHLEECPYSQALREAFASSREIQQMAQEDFIMLNLVHSSSDDNMAPDGHYVPRILFVDPSMTVRADLTGKYENRMYTYEPEDISTLIENMREAKLLLHTEL from the exons ATGCACGCCTTTCCGTTACTGTGCTCCCTCCTTCTCTGCAATGATGTAATAGTGGCTGCACAGAAAAAGATCCAGAAGCTCCCTgatgaaggggaagaaagcCCGGCTCAGGTACAGACCCCGCAGACTCTCTCTCGAG GCTGGGGAGATGACATTGAATGGGTGCAGACATACGAAGAAGGTTTAGCAAGATCAAAACACAG CAAGAAGCCACTGATGGTTATTCATCACTTGGAAGAATGTCCTTACAGCCAAG ctttaaGGGAAGCATTTGCTTCTAGCCGAGAGATCCAGCAGATGGCTCAGGAGGACTTTATCATGCTCAATCTGGTG CATTCCAGCAGCGATGACAACATGGCACCCGATGGCCATTACGTCCCGCGGATCCTCTTTGTGG ATCCTTCAATGACAGTTCGCGCTGATCTAACTGGCAAATACGAGAACAGGATGTACACTTACGAACCAGAAGATATTTCAACCT TGATTGAAAACATGAGAGAAGcgaagctgctgctgcacacgGAGCTGTGA